ACCACTTTTGTCATAATATTCATTTTTCCTGAAAACGCATATCCGCCTTCTGTAAGAAATCCCGCCAGCATAAAGTGGTCTGCGTCGTCTAAGGTGGTGATGGTGGCGGCAGACGGATATCCCACCGGGAGCTTCCATTCCATAATGCTTCCTGCTTTCATTTCGCCAAACCGGGCGGCAACCGTGGCTTTAAACTGCTGGCTGCCGGATTGCGAACCCACATACTCTGCAAACGGCGCGCAGGACAAAATGCGGTTTGCAAGCGTTTTCACAGTTTCAAACCGCCTGTTGGTTTCCTCAGGCGACAGTTCTGCCTGCTTTAAATAACGAAAGTATGCCAGCGATCCCTGACCAATGCTGCCCCGGGTAACGCTGTTAAATCGTTTCCCCATAGACTGGGCAGACTGCATCAATTCATAGGACACGAAGTATGGGTCGCGGTATCCGTTTTTCAAAATATCGTCTGCTGCGTTTTTTAAATATTCCTTAAAATCTTCCTCATTCCACAGCTTATCTCCCAAAAGAAATTCCATAGCCAAATTCAGCTTGCTTTCCATTTCGCCGCTTGGCGCATTCATTCCAACACAGAGCATAGGACGAACGACAGAATCGTCCTTTGCATTTTCTAAGCCGCAAAGCTCAAAATAAATCCCATCTAAACCGCTTTTTTGCAGCTGATAATTTAAAAATCCGTTCATCAACTGCAGCTCATTTAAGCTTTCGCCTTTCAGGCCAATGTCAAAAAACAGGCTGGCAGAGTCGGTTTCACGGTCTTCAATCACCGTGCTGAAATAGGAAATTTGATTGATTTTTTCCTCCTGAGCCTGGAGCAAATCAGGGGTTTGGTCAACCTCATCCAGGGTTAACGACGGAATCCGCGCCACTGCCTCCGGATCCTCCGGCGCGTTTACCCAGGCGTTAAAGTCTTCTGTGTCCTGTCTTATCTGCTCCAGTTCTTCTGCGGTTGCCGTAATGGTGTCGCTGACAGGCACCTTTGCCCCGTTGCCCGAAACCACAATCACACTGTAAGGGTTTTTCGTAAAATAAGTTTCTAACACCGTGTTAAAATAATCTGGATTGCCCTTCAGCCAGTCGGCAATTTCCGTCATTTCCAGCCAGGAAAACGGGTCTTGGGTATATACCAGTCCGTTAAAAACATTCAGTTCTGTGGAATAGCCGTATGGATTTTTTCTCTCCTCTATGTAACTGTCGATTTTACTGTTTAAATCGTCTTTTGATATGCCCTGTGTTTCAAAGTCAGATAAAATAGTTTTATAGTGCGCAATCATTTCGTCCTTTTGTTCAATGGGCACCTCCGAAACAAGCAGCGCCAGATTTGAAATGCCGCCGGTATTCCCGCCCGAAACATAGTTTTTGGAATTCACCTCATCCATTTTTGCCATCACGAGATTAAATAAAATATCTCTTGCGTAAACCTCTTTCACACTGTGCATCGGCACGCCTGAGGACATGAAGCCAATGTCCACGGTTTTGGTATTCCCTGTAATGTTGAATTCACAAATTGGTTCAGCCGGCGTCTGTTTTGTATCGGGAAATGCAATTGAAATGTTTTTTTGTACCGAATCGTTAAAAAATTTGTTTAACAGGGAAAGGGACTTTAAAATGTCCTGTTTGCCTACAAGACAGGTCATGCTGTTAGACGGCGTGTAATAGGTATGGTAAACCCTTAAAAGGTCTTCGTATGTAAGATCTTTTATGTCCTCCACCGTGCCGCCGCTGTTAAAGGCAGGGGTTGTCTCGCCGTAAAGCGCGGTATAAAGCTTATCCGCTAAAAAATTCACAGAATTTTCTGAGCTCTCTAAGCTTTTAATCCGCAGCTCGTTATAAACCACACCGTTATATTGCACCGCCCCGTCTTGATATTCTTTGCGGATTCCCTGCTGGCGGAAAATATTTTCTTCCGTGAGCAAAAGCGGGTGGAAAATACCATTTAAGTAGACGTCCATTAAATTATAATACTCTGTTTCATTTTTTGTTTTCACCGTGTAATAGGTGCAGTCGTCAGACGTATAGGCGTTAATTTCCTCTGCCAAGGCATTCGCATTCAAGTAGCTCATAATATTCTTTACAGGATACTTTTCGCTGCCGCACAGCAGGCTGTGTTCCAGCACGTGGTTTGCGCCCTTGTTGTCCTTTGGCGGGGTTTTAAACCCAATGGAAAACTCCCGTTTTTCGGCGCCGTTGTCTACATAAACAACTTCAGCGCCGGTTTTTATGTGCTTAAAATAATATGCCGTGCCGCTTAAATTTTCAATATACTGCTGGGAAACAAGCGTAAATCCTGTCTGTGCATATCCTTCGTCCGCGAAAGCCACACATTGCATGTTAAATAACAAAATTGCTGCTGCAATCAAGGTCCAAATCTTTTTTACCATAAAATCACTCCTGACCGTCAATAAATTCTTTTGCCATTTCTACCAGTTCTTCTGCAGACAGTTCTGTATCCATAGCGCAGAGAGAGTAGTTTAATCCCCCATAGCTCCAGGTTACAATCTGCACCTGAACGGTTTCAATTTTGTTGCTGCCGTAGCTAAAAACATATTTGCCTGCGGTTTCGTCCAGTTTATCCTGCTTTGTCTTTTTATAATCTCCCGGCACCATCTTGTTTACATAGGCGTAATAGCCAATGTCACTGCCGCGGTGCTGTGCAACAGTTTCGCTTAAACTATTGTTTTCGCCTATAGCCGCGCCGTCGATATAAATGGAAATGCTGTCCTTCCCCCTTTTGTACCAGCATCCCAGAGATTTATACTGTTCAAGAACGTTTCCGTTTGCATCTGCGCTTTCATCTTCTGAAATATTTCCGGATTGAAATTGAAATCCGTTTTGAAACGCGGCCAAAATGTTGGCCGAAAAACCCAAATCCTTTTGCAGGGTTTGTGCGCTGGGCGGTGAAAAATAGTCGGGTATGCTGCTGGACTGGCCGGACCGCGACGCAATAATGCTGCTTGCCGCCCAAACAGAAAAACCGCAGATTAAAACAACCGCAGCGGCTAGCGCCGCAATTTTTGAAAGCCTGATTCTGCGTATTTTTTTTGCCGGGCCGCCGGCTTCTAAAACAAATTTTTCATCTATATTGCCAATTTCCTGAAATAAATCTTTATTTGTCACAGTGTAACGCCTTCCTTTTCTAAATATTTTTTTAGCCCGCTGCGCGTGCGCATGAGCATGGACTTAACCTTGCTTTCACTGAAATGGTATCTTAAAGCGATATCTTTTATGGTATCGGAATACCAATATCTTCTGACAAACACAGCCCGCTTTGCGCTGTCGGCATGTTTTAAAAACCTGTTTATGTGTTCGGCCGTTTCTCCCTCTTCAAGGCTGCCCTCCGCCGTATCCCGCGCAGGGATACATTCCGAAAGCTCGGACAAAATCAGGTCGAAAGCACGGTTTCGCTTGTCTGCCGTGTAATAGTCATACCTGTTTAATGCATGGTTTCGCACAATGCGGCCTAAAAATGCCGCAAGCGACTTTGGCTGTGCCGGCGGTATTGCGTTCCACGCCGCAAAATATGCGTCGTTTTCACATTCCTCTGCGTCGGCAGAATTGTTTAAAATGCGGTATGCAACCGATTTCAGCAGCGCTCCATATTTTAACGACGACGCATGAATTGCCTCCTCGTCCCGTTTC
This region of Congzhengia minquanensis genomic DNA includes:
- a CDS encoding RNA polymerase sigma factor, which translates into the protein MEDETIIGLYLKRDEEAIHASSLKYGALLKSVAYRILNNSADAEECENDAYFAAWNAIPPAQPKSLAAFLGRIVRNHALNRYDYYTADKRNRAFDLILSELSECIPARDTAEGSLEEGETAEHINRFLKHADSAKRAVFVRRYWYSDTIKDIALRYHFSESKVKSMLMRTRSGLKKYLEKEGVTL
- a CDS encoding S-layer homology domain-containing protein; translated protein: MVKKIWTLIAAAILLFNMQCVAFADEGYAQTGFTLVSQQYIENLSGTAYYFKHIKTGAEVVYVDNGAEKREFSIGFKTPPKDNKGANHVLEHSLLCGSEKYPVKNIMSYLNANALAEEINAYTSDDCTYYTVKTKNETEYYNLMDVYLNGIFHPLLLTEENIFRQQGIRKEYQDGAVQYNGVVYNELRIKSLESSENSVNFLADKLYTALYGETTPAFNSGGTVEDIKDLTYEDLLRVYHTYYTPSNSMTCLVGKQDILKSLSLLNKFFNDSVQKNISIAFPDTKQTPAEPICEFNITGNTKTVDIGFMSSGVPMHSVKEVYARDILFNLVMAKMDEVNSKNYVSGGNTGGISNLALLVSEVPIEQKDEMIAHYKTILSDFETQGISKDDLNSKIDSYIEERKNPYGYSTELNVFNGLVYTQDPFSWLEMTEIADWLKGNPDYFNTVLETYFTKNPYSVIVVSGNGAKVPVSDTITATAEELEQIRQDTEDFNAWVNAPEDPEAVARIPSLTLDEVDQTPDLLQAQEEKINQISYFSTVIEDRETDSASLFFDIGLKGESLNELQLMNGFLNYQLQKSGLDGIYFELCGLENAKDDSVVRPMLCVGMNAPSGEMESKLNLAMEFLLGDKLWNEEDFKEYLKNAADDILKNGYRDPYFVSYELMQSAQSMGKRFNSVTRGSIGQGSLAYFRYLKQAELSPEETNRRFETVKTLANRILSCAPFAEYVGSQSGSQQFKATVAARFGEMKAGSIMEWKLPVGYPSAATITTLDDADHFMLAGFLTEGGYAFSGKMNIMTKVVASKYLYPVMRGQYGVYGAGMNVDGTTLVCAVAGLKDIDLAVQVWSGMGNFLRNLEMTQKELDGMIVSAINEFDEWEANTENGAFLALSGKTAEDIKQVRSEMLSTTVEDVKSYADFVDDMAAQNRIFAVLGKDAADKAKFEFPYYADAKTLTVSPRLKRNAGGYMTGKTENTFQPDAPITRAETAAIFSRLMADQRPPEEKNYFQDVADSDWFSNAVASVTEKGVLNGYGDGSFCPDKNITRAEFAAAASKFLFGTVNKGNTQFADVSETHWAYNAISKMADSGLLNGYDGGMFMPDQPITRAEAVTVMNKMLGKAPDSESNNPFSDLLPIHWAYADILAAIQ